The following DNA comes from Actinomycetota bacterium.
TTGCTCGCGGGAGCGACCGAGCCGGCGATCGACGTCGGGTTCGCGACACTCGCGCGTGTCCAGCTGGACGAGACCGCCTGGGTCGATCGGGCACCGGGCTGGCTGTCGGGCAGCGACGACGTCTTCCACCAGTTGCGAGAAGGAGCGCCGTGGGAGCACCACGTCGTGCCGATGTACGGGCGCATGGTCGACCAGCCCCGGCTCACCGCCTGGTGGAGGCTCGAGTCCGGCGAGCCGCCGTTCCTGCCGCTCATCGAGGAGATGCGTCTTGCCCTCTCGCAGCGCTACCGGGTGACGTTCGACTCGGCGGGGCTCAACCTCTATCGCGACGGCCGCGACAGCGTGGCCTGGCACCGCGATCGCATCGCACGCGAGATCGACGATCCGCTCGTCGCCATCCTGTCGGTCGGCGAGCCTCGCCGGTTCCTGCTCCGTCCCGGCACGGGCGGAAGGAGCCGGGCGCTCCTCCTCGGACGCGGCGACCTGCTCGTCACCGGCGGCAGCACGCAACGCACATGGGAGCACACGGTGCCCAAGGTCGCCAAAGCGGGCCCGCGCATCAGCATCACCTTTCGCCACGGCGCGTGAGCCCGGCAGCTGCTACACCTTGACGATGGCATTCGCGCACAACGGCGACGTGGACCTGTACTACGAGACGTTCGGCAGCCGGGACGACCCCGCGCTGCTCTTGGTCAACGGGCTCAGCAGTCAGTGCATCGCCTATCGCGAGGAGTGGTGCGAGAAGTTCGCGGCCGAGGGGTTCCGCGTCATCCGGTTCGACAACCGAGACGTAGGCCTGTCGTCCAAGCTCGACGGCGCGGCGATGCCGTACACACCGAGCGACATGGCCGCCGACGCCGTCGCCGTGCTCGACGCGGCGGGGGTCGAGCGCGCGCACGTCATGGGCGTGTCGATGGGCGGGATGATCGTGCAGACGATGGCGATCGAGCACCCCGACCGGCTGTTGTCGATCACGTCGGTGATGTCGACCACCGGCGACCCCGACGTCGGCAACCCGGCACCCGACGCGCTGCGGCTCATCCTGTCGCCACCACCCGAGAGCCGAGACGACTACGTCGCGCGCCATCTCGAATCCGCGCGCACGTGGGGCAGCCCCGCGTGTTACGACGAGCCCCGGCTGACGGACAATGCCGCCGAGGCCTACGACCGATGCTTCTACCCTGAAGGTCAGGCGCGCCAGATGGCTGCGATCATCGCCGCGGGCAGCCGCACGGCCGCGTTGGGCGACGTGCGCACGCCGGCGCTGGTGCTGCACGGCGACGCAGACCGGCTCGTCGATCCGAGTGGTGGTCGGCGTACGGCCGAGGCGATCCCCGGCGCCCGCTTCGTGCTCATCGAGGGCATGGGGCACGACTATCCGCCCGAGTACTGGGACCGGCTGGTGTCGTTGGTGACCGAGCACGCCCGCGCAGCAACCGCCTGAGCGCGCCGGTCAACCGAAGGTGAAGACGCGCTGCCACGCGTCCAACACGCTCTCGTCGCCGAGGCGCTCGACCTCGCCGAGCGTCGGCCGCTGGTACAGCAGCAGCTCGAGGTCGGAGACCGCGCCGCGAAGCGCGAGGTCCGCCTTGGCGTGGCGGCGCTCGACCTGGAGCCCGTCGGGGTCGAGCGTGAGCAGCCACTCGTCGTCGCGATCGGTGCCGTGCAGGTGCAGCGTCTCGCCCTCGCCCCGCCCGGCGCGGTCGGACGCGGCGTCGACCATGTAGAAGATCTCGTCGATGCCGTCGGCGGCCAGGGCGGCGTCGACGGGTTGCGGGGCTCCCCCGGCGAGCTGGGCGTCGAAGCGGTGGATGGCGAGCTCGTGCGCGCACCGGCGGGCGACGAATCGAGCGGACTTGTCGTCGGCCCAGGTCCACACGGCGGTCTCCGGCGGTGTCGCGCGCAGCTCGTCGACGAGCAACGGCGCCAGGCTCGCGTACCAGTCTCCGAGCGGCTGGCCGAGCCGGTGCTCGGGAATCGGCGCTTTGGGGCGACCGGTGCCTTCGCACAGCACATGGGCCCAGAACCCGGTGAAGCCACCGACGTGCTCGGCGAGGTCGGCGAGGGCCCACTCGGGACACGACGGGACGCGTGCATCGGGTTCGGCGTTGCGGAAGGCGGCGATCATCGCCTGCGTGCCTCGTTCCGCGGCGTCGACGTGCTCGGCGTAGTCCATGGCCGGATCGTACGACAGACGGATGCTCGTCAGGCGAGTCGATGGAGCGGCAGCCAGGGAGACGCACGACCAGCTCGCAGGTCGCGCGCCAGGGGAATTTGGTCGAGGTCGGCGCGGAGGGGAGTGACATCGCCCTCGTCGCCGTAGTAGGTCCCCACTTCCTTTCCGTGGACGGCCTCGTAGTCGAGAAGGTTCACGTATTCGGCGGCGGCCGCGACGAGCGCGGCGATGTCCTGGGCTTCGAGTGATCTGGCGATGTCCCAGATGTAGACGACCTGGTGGATGGTGAAGGACTCGCGCAGGCTGTCGAGCATCGCCCAACAGTCGCGAACCAGCGCTTTCTCGGCGACAGAGAGCCGCTCGGCCCCCCGGCACCCGTCAGGGTCGCGGACCGGCTCGGGCGCCCGGCTACCGGGCTCGTGGTAGGTGACGTCGGGGTCCTCGGTCCACCGCTCGGGTGGGATCGAGTCGCGCCGAACGTGCTCCTGGCCGCAGGCCAGGCACGTGAAGACGTAGTCCCAAACGGCAGCGTCCGGATGCTCCTCGTGGCTTCCCGGCATCGGCGGGAGCCAGGCACCGCAGCGTTCGCACTCGCCCTGCCTCCAGTGGGCCGCGGTCTTGGTGCCGTAGGAGACGAGGCGCGCCCTCATCGGCCGTAGAGGTGGCCGGCGGCGACGAGCACCCGGTCGCCACGGCCGAGGTGAGCCAATGGCCCCACCGATGCCGACAACACGAGATCGCCTCCCGTCAGGTCGTCCCAGAACCCGACACCGTGGTAGTCGCCAGCGTGCTCGCGGCCCGACCACTCCACGGGCGACCCGATCTCGAAGCCCGTCATCCAGACGTAGACGCGCACGGTCTGACGAGCGACCGGCCACTCCTCTCCGAGGTGCAGGAGGTTGGCGTGCAACACGCGCGGGCCGACCGCGAGCCGCTCGTGCATGCGGGTGACATCGAGCCCGTCGAGAACCTTGACGTTCGACCGTGGGGCTCGGCGTGCTCTGATCCATCGGCGCACGCCTGACGGTACGAACGAGGCGTGACGGAGCCGAGATCTCCTACTCCGGTCTGAGGCGGCCAACCGCGCCGGCCGGTACCGTCGACCTCGTGCGCAGGCGGCTCGCGACCGTGCCCGACGTGGTGCAGGACGCGCTGCTCGCCGTCGTCCTCGCGGCCGTCGCCATCGCCAGCGTCGTCATCGTCGCCCATCAGCACGAGGACCCGCACGAGCACGCGCCCGCGCTCGCCATCGTGCTGCTCCTCGTCGAGCACCTGGTCCTCGTGGCCCGCCGGCGGCACCCGGTGGCGATCTGGCTCGTCACCGGGATCGCCGCCTGCGTCTACGGCATGGCCCCCTACGTCGACCCTCCGCTCCCCTTCGGCGCCCTCCTCGGCGTCTACACCGTCGCCGCCTACACACCCCGGCGCACAGCCCTGCGCGCCGCCGTGGCCACCGCCATCTTCATCACGGGCAGCCTCGCCTCGAGGTGGGCCGACGCGAGCTTGGGCGACTGGTTCACGGCCTTCGTCACCGTGGGCTCGGCCTGGCTGCTCGGTGCCTATACCGTCGAGCTGCGCGACCGCGCCGCCAAGCAGGCGAGGCAGGCGGCGGCCGATGAACGGCTGCGCATCGCCCGCGAGCTCCACGACATCGCCGCGCATCAGGTGAGCGTCATCGCCATCCAGGCCGAGGCGGGCCAGGCGCTGCTCCCCGACCAACCTGCGCGGGCGGCAACCGTGCTCGCCACCATCGGCGACGCGGCGCGCGACGCGCTCACCGAGCTGCGACGCGTGCTCGGCGTCCTGCGCGACGTCGACAGGGACGCGACGGCGAGCCCGACGAGCGCGGCAACGGAGCCCCAGCCCGGTCTCGACGACCTCGACGACCTCGTCGCGCGCGTT
Coding sequences within:
- a CDS encoding sensor histidine kinase, which gives rise to MRRRLATVPDVVQDALLAVVLAAVAIASVVIVAHQHEDPHEHAPALAIVLLLVEHLVLVARRRHPVAIWLVTGIAACVYGMAPYVDPPLPFGALLGVYTVAAYTPRRTALRAAVATAIFITGSLASRWADASLGDWFTAFVTVGSAWLLGAYTVELRDRAAKQARQAAADERLRIARELHDIAAHQVSVIAIQAEAGQALLPDQPARAATVLATIGDAARDALTELRRVLGVLRDVDRDATASPTSAATEPQPGLDDLDDLVARVRDAGVAVDLTVEGSRDVPLPDGVDLSAYRIVQEALTNVLKHAGSARAEVNVRFLPHQLDLEIRDEGCGATRTNGGHGLVGMRERVDLLGGELTAGNRPGGGFAVSARLPR
- a CDS encoding maleylpyruvate isomerase family mycothiol-dependent enzyme codes for the protein MDYAEHVDAAERGTQAMIAAFRNAEPDARVPSCPEWALADLAEHVGGFTGFWAHVLCEGTGRPKAPIPEHRLGQPLGDWYASLAPLLVDELRATPPETAVWTWADDKSARFVARRCAHELAIHRFDAQLAGGAPQPVDAALAADGIDEIFYMVDAASDRAGRGEGETLHLHGTDRDDEWLLTLDPDGLQVERRHAKADLALRGAVSDLELLLYQRPTLGEVERLGDESVLDAWQRVFTFG
- a CDS encoding alpha-ketoglutarate-dependent dioxygenase AlkB, translated to MSDAAPLAWQPSLLAGATEPAIDVGFATLARVQLDETAWVDRAPGWLSGSDDVFHQLREGAPWEHHVVPMYGRMVDQPRLTAWWRLESGEPPFLPLIEEMRLALSQRYRVTFDSAGLNLYRDGRDSVAWHRDRIAREIDDPLVAILSVGEPRRFLLRPGTGGRSRALLLGRGDLLVTGGSTQRTWEHTVPKVAKAGPRISITFRHGA
- a CDS encoding alpha/beta hydrolase; this translates as MAFAHNGDVDLYYETFGSRDDPALLLVNGLSSQCIAYREEWCEKFAAEGFRVIRFDNRDVGLSSKLDGAAMPYTPSDMAADAVAVLDAAGVERAHVMGVSMGGMIVQTMAIEHPDRLLSITSVMSTTGDPDVGNPAPDALRLILSPPPESRDDYVARHLESARTWGSPACYDEPRLTDNAAEAYDRCFYPEGQARQMAAIIAAGSRTAALGDVRTPALVLHGDADRLVDPSGGRRTAEAIPGARFVLIEGMGHDYPPEYWDRLVSLVTEHARAATA